Proteins from one Paenibacillus amylolyticus genomic window:
- a CDS encoding sugar ABC transporter permease has translation MLISFYMQRALARSCIWAGRKGVIGYEREQNLSLVFFIGSHCVISAVHRCPALLGIYYSFTDWNSYSSEKNFIGLEHFRTILAGDPTYLLFIKNTVLFTLVTSIAKTVLGLFLALLLVSGVKAANLHRMIIFSPQVLSFLIIGLVFKSLLDPNNGFVNVTLRSIGLDVLAQNWLGSLTWAMPSIMAVDTWKGMGYIMVLFIAGLLAIPRDYYEAASIDGAGFGQKLFRITIPMLMPTITIATVLNITYGLRVFDAVYVLTNGGPGNATDVINTAVYSSFAKGYWGLGSALSTILFVIMAIISFFIIRLMNRKVEY, from the coding sequence ATGCTGATCAGCTTTTACATGCAGCGGGCCCTTGCCCGCTCATGTATTTGGGCAGGAAGGAAAGGTGTTATCGGTTATGAACGCGAACAAAATCTATCCCTGGTATTTTTCATCGGGAGCCATTGTGTTATATCTGCTGTTCATCGTTGCCCCGCTCTGCTGGGCATCTATTATTCCTTCACCGACTGGAACAGTTACAGTTCGGAGAAGAACTTTATCGGTCTGGAGCATTTCCGTACCATTCTGGCGGGTGATCCTACATATCTTCTTTTTATCAAAAACACAGTCCTGTTCACCCTCGTGACGTCCATCGCCAAGACCGTTCTCGGCTTGTTCCTGGCTCTGCTCCTGGTTAGCGGTGTGAAGGCCGCCAATCTGCATCGGATGATCATTTTCTCCCCTCAGGTGCTGTCGTTCCTGATTATTGGACTTGTATTCAAAAGTCTGCTTGACCCCAACAACGGGTTCGTTAACGTTACCCTGCGTTCAATAGGACTGGACGTTCTCGCCCAGAACTGGCTGGGCTCCCTGACCTGGGCCATGCCATCCATCATGGCAGTGGATACATGGAAAGGCATGGGATACATCATGGTGCTGTTCATCGCCGGACTGCTCGCGATTCCACGCGATTATTACGAAGCAGCGTCCATTGATGGTGCCGGGTTCGGGCAGAAGCTGTTCCGAATTACGATTCCGATGCTCATGCCTACCATTACCATCGCCACAGTGCTTAATATTACGTATGGGCTGAGAGTATTCGATGCCGTATACGTGCTGACCAATGGTGGCCCCGGTAACGCGACAGATGTCATTAACACGGCCGTTTATTCCTCTTTTGCCAAAGGCTATTGGGGATTGGGAAGTGCGCTATCTACCATTCTGTTTGTCATCATGGCGATCATCTCCTTCTTCATCATTCGTTTGATGAACCGAAAGGTGGAATACTAA
- a CDS encoding ABC transporter substrate-binding protein, protein MMRKRFLFSLVSVLLLSTLLLAGCNSGKSSEGSGKVTLTFGTSQSGIPRTGIMQTMAKEYEQETGVKIDFQVVPDAQWRDLIKVKLASGEAPDIFNVDVDPLSMPANVRPEENAIDLTNEEFTGRMSEEILPTVSHNDKVYGVSFAPTKIWYVYYNKRIFQELGIEPPTSYAEFKAISQKIKDKDIIPFYQAPASGWYQVLPLFETGPNYEQMAAGTYEKLNNNEMKVADMTQLKTVIEQLKEFADLGYFGKDFLSNTVEAGIEAFGQEKAAMLLRVPGTEKEVSEAYPAMKDNMGFFVMPWGDNQTIGVNPGGSAAMFGNKNSKHPEEVLKFFRWITEHDHLQRVFDEGEGNLTICWPEIEPKLTQDYIDYEKNHEKGTVMQAAVKYIDPQWMDIGKDLSGMFAGAMTPDQILQNIDKRRAEQAKVLKDEKWQ, encoded by the coding sequence ATGATGAGAAAACGATTTCTATTTTCGCTGGTAAGTGTGCTTCTGCTCTCTACTCTGCTGCTCGCCGGGTGCAACTCCGGGAAAAGTTCGGAAGGTTCGGGTAAAGTGACACTCACGTTTGGAACAAGCCAATCCGGTATTCCGCGTACAGGCATCATGCAGACGATGGCCAAGGAATATGAGCAGGAAACGGGTGTCAAAATTGACTTTCAGGTCGTACCTGACGCACAGTGGCGTGACCTGATCAAGGTGAAGCTGGCCTCTGGCGAGGCACCTGACATTTTCAATGTCGATGTGGACCCGCTGAGCATGCCGGCTAACGTAAGACCGGAGGAAAATGCCATTGACCTGACCAATGAGGAATTCACAGGTCGAATGTCCGAAGAGATTTTGCCAACTGTCAGTCACAATGACAAGGTATACGGGGTTTCTTTTGCACCAACGAAAATCTGGTATGTGTACTATAACAAACGGATCTTCCAAGAACTCGGCATAGAGCCTCCTACATCCTATGCAGAATTCAAGGCGATCAGCCAGAAAATTAAGGACAAAGACATCATTCCGTTCTATCAGGCACCTGCCAGCGGGTGGTATCAGGTTCTGCCTTTGTTCGAGACAGGACCTAACTATGAGCAAATGGCAGCGGGAACCTACGAGAAATTAAACAACAATGAGATGAAAGTCGCCGATATGACGCAGCTCAAGACGGTCATTGAACAGTTGAAAGAATTTGCGGACCTCGGTTATTTCGGCAAAGACTTTTTGTCCAATACGGTAGAAGCGGGAATTGAGGCGTTTGGTCAGGAGAAAGCAGCAATGTTGCTGCGGGTTCCAGGGACGGAAAAGGAAGTCTCCGAAGCATATCCGGCAATGAAAGATAATATGGGATTCTTCGTCATGCCGTGGGGAGATAATCAGACGATTGGTGTGAATCCGGGCGGTTCAGCTGCGATGTTCGGTAATAAAAACAGTAAACATCCCGAAGAAGTGCTGAAATTCTTCCGCTGGATTACCGAGCATGATCATCTGCAGCGTGTGTTCGATGAAGGTGAAGGCAACCTGACCATCTGCTGGCCGGAAATCGAACCAAAGCTCACACAGGATTATATTGATTATGAGAAAAATCATGAAAAAGGAACAGTCATGCAGGCCGCTGTGAAGTACATTGATCCACAATGGATGGATATCGGCAAAGACTTGTCAGGCATGTTCGCCGGAGCCATGACACCGGATCAGATTCTGCAAAACATTGATAAACGCCGGGCTGAACAAGCCAAGGTGCTGAAAGACGAGAAGTGGCAGTAA
- a CDS encoding histidine kinase — protein sequence MDELNDTFIRLNQQLVQSFQDRLAMKSQETEARLLALQSQMNPHFLYNNITNISIMAEEGMNEQIVAFCGHIASMLRYISTPGKNGVPLSHELDYCERYLECMKIRFEEDLHYDFQIPEEMKHIQVPMLMVQPLLENAMKYGLGDTPPWKLNITGDMDAVQQTWQIHVEDNGPGMEPEALANILHYIEQSQEWERMPDLEINGMGLRNIWLRLKLWYGTAAHMQITNKPSGGVRITIGGSIGKEHD from the coding sequence ATGGATGAGCTGAATGATACGTTTATCCGGCTGAATCAGCAGCTTGTGCAATCTTTTCAGGACAGACTGGCAATGAAATCCCAGGAGACAGAGGCGAGATTACTCGCGCTGCAGTCCCAGATGAACCCGCATTTTCTCTACAACAACATCACAAATATCAGCATCATGGCGGAGGAAGGCATGAATGAGCAGATCGTCGCGTTCTGCGGTCATATCGCATCCATGCTTCGATACATCTCGACTCCCGGCAAAAACGGGGTTCCCCTGTCTCATGAACTGGATTACTGTGAGCGATATCTGGAGTGTATGAAGATTCGGTTCGAAGAGGATCTGCACTACGATTTTCAGATTCCCGAAGAGATGAAGCATATCCAGGTTCCGATGTTGATGGTACAGCCGCTACTCGAAAATGCCATGAAATATGGACTGGGGGATACCCCTCCGTGGAAACTGAATATTACTGGAGATATGGATGCGGTACAGCAGACCTGGCAGATCCATGTGGAAGACAACGGGCCTGGCATGGAACCCGAGGCACTTGCCAATATCTTGCATTACATCGAACAGTCACAGGAGTGGGAGCGTATGCCTGACCTCGAAATTAACGGCATGGGACTCAGGAATATATGGCTCCGATTGAAATTATGGTATGGCACGGCAGCTCACATGCAGATTACAAACAAGCCTTCCGGCGGTGTGCGGATTACAATAGGTGGTTCCATTGGAAAGGAGCATGACTAA
- a CDS encoding response regulator gives MTIKYRTIIVEDEALIRRNVSRKFRELDTRFEVIGEARNGQEALQLIEHAVPDLVITDIQMPVMNGLELAKHLYFAYPHVKIVILSGYHEFEYARQAISYKVEDYLLKPLSEEQLRTLLGAMELKLGSAVDSLAHVSAVLDEQVKPEDIAEAVKLYLKQNYMHEITLQDMAGQMHFSVDYLGKCFKKVTGRLH, from the coding sequence ATGACAATCAAATATAGAACGATTATTGTCGAAGATGAGGCCCTGATTCGCCGGAATGTCTCGCGCAAATTCAGAGAGCTGGACACCAGGTTCGAGGTGATTGGTGAAGCGAGGAACGGTCAGGAAGCGTTACAGCTCATTGAACATGCCGTACCTGATCTCGTTATAACGGATATACAGATGCCGGTGATGAATGGATTGGAACTCGCCAAACATTTGTACTTTGCCTATCCGCATGTGAAAATTGTCATTCTGAGTGGTTATCATGAATTTGAATATGCACGGCAGGCGATCAGTTACAAGGTGGAGGATTATCTGCTCAAACCATTATCAGAAGAACAGCTTCGCACACTGCTGGGTGCGATGGAATTGAAGCTTGGGAGCGCTGTGGATTCGCTTGCCCATGTCAGTGCCGTGCTGGATGAGCAGGTGAAGCCGGAGGATATCGCAGAAGCCGTTAAGTTGTATTTGAAGCAGAATTACATGCATGAGATAACACTCCAGGACATGGCGGGACAGATGCATTTTAGTGTGGACTATCTAGGGAAGTGTTTTAAGAAAGTAACGGGGAGACTCCACTGA